A region of Saccopteryx leptura isolate mSacLep1 chromosome X, mSacLep1_pri_phased_curated, whole genome shotgun sequence DNA encodes the following proteins:
- the RIBC1 gene encoding RIB43A-like with coiled-coils protein 1 isoform X2 produces the protein MFHLNPPPDPKEMAAIEARRNREKERQKRFFDVRTRVMGVDVEALDRQVEERKLREATEKSKEAVYGTNQLKYDVVAQMLEREEAERARRLSRKVQDFREQKQQLQHSHDFDLWEQNHLWNEFPAHPGNNNPYCGPSSLQCFSEEYLDQAACLRMEQERFRYSLEKQMQEKQQARAEEMHIDELSNQLRLAADMQAAQMARLEESCRKAIKCAIANANRAKAAEVAERKRRERQWEQEANMSEIQYQIRSDLLTENPQAAQSSVDPHRVQPQCWKGMTPEQRTAINKAQEAQRHEKKAQRQAEQELDAKWGSQAISLAQATMELEEQERELCAEFRRGLGSFNQELANEQSTHQNYLNSMIYTNQPTTQYHLQFNTSSR, from the exons ATGTTTCACCTAAACCCGCCACCGGATCCCAAGGAGATGGCAGCCATTGAGGCTAGAAGAAATCGAGAAAAGGAGCGGCAGAAACGATTCTTTGATGTGCGGACCCGAGTTATGGGG GTGGATGTTGAAGCTTTGGACAGGCAGGTGGAAGAGCGGAAGCTTCGGGAGGCAACAGAGAAGAGCAAGGAGGCAGTTTATG GTACCAACCAACTGAAGTATGATGTGGTAGCCCAGATGCTAGAGAGGGAAGAGGCAGAACGGGCACGTCGGCTGTCCAGAAAAGTCCAGGACTTTCGGGAGCAGAAGCAACAGCTCCAGCATAGTCATGATTTTGACCTTTGGGAGCAAAACCATCTGTGGAATGAGTTTCCAGCCCATCCTGGGAACAATAATCCCTACTGTGGCCCATCCAGCCTGCAGTGCTTCTCCGAGGAGTACCTGGACCAGGCCGCATGCCTGAGAATGGAACAGGAGCGGTTTAGGTACAGCCTGGAgaagcaaatgcaggagaaacagcAAGCCAGGGCTGAAGAGATGCATATAG ATGAGCTCAGCAACCAGCTGCGCCTAGCAGCGGACATGCAGGCTGCCCAGATGGCCAGGCTGGAGGAGTCCTGTCGCAAAGCCATCAAGTGTGCCATAGCCAACGCCAACAGAGCCAAG GCAGCTGAGGTAGCCGAGAGAAAGCGCCGAGAACGTCAGTGGGAACAGGAGGCAAACATGAGTGAGATCCAGTACCAGATCAGGAGTGACCTACTGACTGAGAATCCTCAGGCTGCCCAAAGCTCTGTAGATCCCCACCGGGTCCAGCCCCAGTGCTGGAAGGGCATGACTCCAGAGCAGCGAACTGCCATCAACAAAGCCCAGGAAGCACAACGTCATGAAAAGAAGGCACAGCGCCAGGCCGAACAAGAACTAGATGCCAAATGGGGAAGCCAGGCCATAAGCCTGGCCCAAGCAACTATGGAGCTAGAAGAACAGGAGAGGGAACTGTGTGCTGAATTTCGGAGAGGGCTGGGCTCCTTCAACCAGGAGCTGGCTAATGAGCAAAGCACCCA CCAGAATTACCTGAATTCAATGATCTACACCAATCAGCCTACAACCCAATATCATCTACAGTTCAACACTAGCAGCCGCTGA
- the RIBC1 gene encoding RIB43A-like with coiled-coils protein 1 isoform X1, with protein sequence MATQNAAAVYPITKMFHLNPPPDPKEMAAIEARRNREKERQKRFFDVRTRVMGVDVEALDRQVEERKLREATEKSKEAVYGTNQLKYDVVAQMLEREEAERARRLSRKVQDFREQKQQLQHSHDFDLWEQNHLWNEFPAHPGNNNPYCGPSSLQCFSEEYLDQAACLRMEQERFRYSLEKQMQEKQQARAEEMHIDELSNQLRLAADMQAAQMARLEESCRKAIKCAIANANRAKAAEVAERKRRERQWEQEANMSEIQYQIRSDLLTENPQAAQSSVDPHRVQPQCWKGMTPEQRTAINKAQEAQRHEKKAQRQAEQELDAKWGSQAISLAQATMELEEQERELCAEFRRGLGSFNQELANEQSTHQNYLNSMIYTNQPTTQYHLQFNTSSR encoded by the exons ATGTTTCACCTAAACCCGCCACCGGATCCCAAGGAGATGGCAGCCATTGAGGCTAGAAGAAATCGAGAAAAGGAGCGGCAGAAACGATTCTTTGATGTGCGGACCCGAGTTATGGGG GTGGATGTTGAAGCTTTGGACAGGCAGGTGGAAGAGCGGAAGCTTCGGGAGGCAACAGAGAAGAGCAAGGAGGCAGTTTATG GTACCAACCAACTGAAGTATGATGTGGTAGCCCAGATGCTAGAGAGGGAAGAGGCAGAACGGGCACGTCGGCTGTCCAGAAAAGTCCAGGACTTTCGGGAGCAGAAGCAACAGCTCCAGCATAGTCATGATTTTGACCTTTGGGAGCAAAACCATCTGTGGAATGAGTTTCCAGCCCATCCTGGGAACAATAATCCCTACTGTGGCCCATCCAGCCTGCAGTGCTTCTCCGAGGAGTACCTGGACCAGGCCGCATGCCTGAGAATGGAACAGGAGCGGTTTAGGTACAGCCTGGAgaagcaaatgcaggagaaacagcAAGCCAGGGCTGAAGAGATGCATATAG ATGAGCTCAGCAACCAGCTGCGCCTAGCAGCGGACATGCAGGCTGCCCAGATGGCCAGGCTGGAGGAGTCCTGTCGCAAAGCCATCAAGTGTGCCATAGCCAACGCCAACAGAGCCAAG GCAGCTGAGGTAGCCGAGAGAAAGCGCCGAGAACGTCAGTGGGAACAGGAGGCAAACATGAGTGAGATCCAGTACCAGATCAGGAGTGACCTACTGACTGAGAATCCTCAGGCTGCCCAAAGCTCTGTAGATCCCCACCGGGTCCAGCCCCAGTGCTGGAAGGGCATGACTCCAGAGCAGCGAACTGCCATCAACAAAGCCCAGGAAGCACAACGTCATGAAAAGAAGGCACAGCGCCAGGCCGAACAAGAACTAGATGCCAAATGGGGAAGCCAGGCCATAAGCCTGGCCCAAGCAACTATGGAGCTAGAAGAACAGGAGAGGGAACTGTGTGCTGAATTTCGGAGAGGGCTGGGCTCCTTCAACCAGGAGCTGGCTAATGAGCAAAGCACCCA CCAGAATTACCTGAATTCAATGATCTACACCAATCAGCCTACAACCCAATATCATCTACAGTTCAACACTAGCAGCCGCTGA
- the HSD17B10 gene encoding 3-hydroxyacyl-CoA dehydrogenase type-2, translating into MAAVCRSVKGLVAIVTGGSSGLGLATAERLVGHGASAVLLDLPSSQGEAQAKKLGKNCAFAPADVTSEKDVQGALTLAKEKFGRVDVAVNCAGIAVAIKTYNLKKKQAHTLEDFQRVINVNLIGTFNVIRLVAGEMGQNEPDQGGHRGVIINTASVAAFEGQVGQAAYSASKGGIVGMTLPIARDLAPMGIRVMTIAPGLFGTPLLTSLPEKVRNFLASQVPFPSRLGDPAEYAHLVQFIVENPFINGEVIRLDGAIRMQP; encoded by the exons ATGGCTGCGGTGTGTCGGAGCGTTAAG GGCCTGGTCGCCATAGTAACCGGAGGCTCCTCGGGCCtaggcctggccacagcagagcggCTGGTGGGACACGGGGCTTCTGCTGTTCTTCTGGACCTGCCCAGCTCGCAGGGAGAGGCCCAGGCCAAGAAGTTGGGGAAGAACTGCGCCTTCGCCCCAGCTGAT GTGACCTCAGAGAAGGACGTGCAAGGAGCCCTCACTCTAGCAAAAGAAAAGTTTGGCCGTGTGGACGTGGCAGTCAATTGTGCAGGCATTGCAGTGGCCATCAAGACATACAACTTAAAGAAGAAGCAGGCCCATACCTTGGAGGACTTCCAGCGAGTTATCAAT GTGAATCTAATAGGCACCTTCAATGTGATCCGCCTTGTGGCTGGTGAGATGGGCCAGAATGAACCAGACCAGGGAGGCCACCGTGGAGTTATCATCAACACCGCCAGTGTGGCTGCATTTGAGGGCCAG GTGGGACAAGCTGCATACTCTGCTTCCAAGGGGGGCATAGTGGGCATGACATTGCCCATTGCTCGAGATCTGGCTCCCATGGGCATCCGGGTGATGACCATTGCTCCAG GCCTATTTGGCACCCCACTGCTGACCAGCCTCCCAGAGAAAGTGCGCAACTTCCTGGCCAGCCAGGTGCCCTTCCCCAGCCGACTGGGCGACCCTGCTGAATATGCTCATCTGGTACAGTTCATTGTGGAGAATCCATTCATCAATGGAGAGGTCATCCGGCTGGATGGGGCCATCCGCATGCAGCCttga